A genomic stretch from Prochlorococcus marinus str. MIT 9312 includes:
- the murJ gene encoding murein biosynthesis integral membrane protein MurJ, which yields MHSFFKNNVFSISFGTSLSKLAGCIRQIFIAAAFGVGVTYDAFNYAYIIPGFLLIIIGGINGPLHNAVVAVLTPLNKKNGGIVLTQVSIKLSILLCSLAILIYFNSNLLIDLLAPNLSYEAKSIATYQLRILTPCIPLSGFIGLSFGALNSQRKFFLSSISPAITSITTIFFILFSWIFNTENSSSNFLTYSGLLAFATLTGTFIQFVVQIWEINKSGLLRLESTFQLFKDEERRIFNLIFPASISSGLSQINVFIDMFFASSFQGAASGLAYGNFLIQAPLGILSNSLILPLLPKFSKLRSYKDSRGFQKKLISGIEYCFLTTIFLTGFFITFNNQIVQLVFQRGVFDYSATLKVKNILIAYGFGIPFYLYRDLLVRTYYSIEKTKFPFKLSFAGIIFNIFFDWFLIGAPIKNFGNLSPYNFGVVGIILSSVIVNFIVCILLSLNLRNEDIHLPNLDLLKKITLMSLASFLDSTLCLTIFKTKNNFNSNFGGFLLLIFGSLTFFVIYFLLTKCLNVNKFKIYQKKI from the coding sequence ATGCATTCATTTTTTAAAAATAATGTTTTTTCAATTTCATTTGGTACTAGTCTTAGTAAATTAGCGGGATGTATAAGACAAATATTTATAGCTGCTGCTTTTGGGGTTGGGGTAACTTACGACGCATTTAATTATGCCTATATAATTCCTGGTTTTTTGCTAATAATCATTGGAGGAATTAATGGCCCTTTACATAATGCAGTAGTAGCAGTTTTAACTCCTCTTAACAAAAAAAATGGAGGGATTGTTCTTACTCAAGTAAGCATAAAACTTTCAATATTATTATGCAGTTTAGCTATATTGATTTACTTTAATTCCAATTTATTAATTGATTTATTAGCCCCCAATTTAAGTTACGAAGCTAAATCTATTGCCACTTACCAATTAAGAATACTTACACCTTGTATACCATTATCTGGCTTTATAGGTTTAAGCTTTGGAGCCTTAAATTCTCAAAGAAAATTCTTTTTATCAAGTATAAGCCCAGCCATAACAAGCATAACTACAATTTTTTTTATTCTATTTAGTTGGATATTCAACACAGAAAATTCATCTTCAAATTTCCTCACTTATTCGGGGTTACTAGCTTTTGCAACTTTGACAGGAACTTTTATTCAGTTTGTTGTTCAAATTTGGGAAATAAATAAAAGCGGTCTCTTGAGATTAGAGTCAACTTTCCAATTGTTTAAAGATGAAGAGAGAAGAATTTTCAACCTAATTTTTCCAGCATCTATCTCATCAGGTCTAAGTCAAATTAACGTTTTTATTGATATGTTTTTTGCTTCCAGTTTTCAAGGAGCAGCATCTGGACTAGCTTACGGAAATTTTCTTATACAAGCCCCATTAGGCATATTATCCAACTCTTTAATTTTGCCATTACTTCCAAAATTTTCTAAATTGAGAAGTTATAAAGACTCCAGAGGATTCCAAAAAAAATTAATCTCTGGAATAGAGTACTGTTTCTTGACAACTATTTTTTTAACTGGATTTTTCATAACCTTCAATAACCAAATTGTTCAATTAGTTTTTCAAAGAGGAGTCTTTGATTATTCAGCCACCTTAAAAGTGAAGAATATATTAATTGCTTATGGATTTGGAATACCTTTTTATCTTTATAGAGATTTATTAGTAAGAACTTACTATTCAATAGAAAAAACAAAATTTCCTTTTAAGTTGTCATTCGCAGGGATCATATTTAATATCTTTTTTGATTGGTTTTTAATTGGTGCACCAATTAAGAATTTTGGAAATCTTTCACCATATAATTTTGGAGTTGTAGGAATAATCTTATCTTCAGTAATAGTCAACTTTATAGTTTGTATTTTGCTTTCTTTAAATCTGCGAAATGAAGATATCCATTTGCCTAACTTGGATTTATTGAAAAAAATTACTCTGATGTCATTAGCATCATTTTTAGATAGTACACTTTGTTTGACTATTTTCAAAACTAAGAATAACTTTAATTCAAATTTTGGAGGATTTTTATTATTAATATTTGGATCTCTAACTTTTTTTGTAATTTATTTTTTACTTACAAAATGTTTGAACGTAAATAAATTTAAAATTTATCAAAAAAAGATTTAG
- a CDS encoding DUF3181 family protein, with the protein MDSQISISDLENIISEKVYIKIEKWNLYLGDAGLARNLAIECISNKDQGTLEAAKISLKAINVKVGDGLKSIPLINLITSAQILELEEILESFFNN; encoded by the coding sequence ATGGACTCTCAGATAAGCATAAGTGATCTAGAAAATATTATTTCAGAAAAGGTTTATATAAAAATAGAAAAGTGGAATTTATATCTTGGAGATGCTGGCCTAGCTAGAAATCTTGCTATTGAATGTATAAGCAATAAAGATCAAGGCACATTAGAGGCTGCAAAAATAAGTTTGAAAGCAATTAATGTAAAAGTAGGAGATGGACTTAAAAGTATTCCACTTATTAATTTAATAACTTCCGCACAAATTCTTGAATTAGAGGAAATTTTGGAAAGTTTTTTTAATAACTAA
- the glyA gene encoding serine hydroxymethyltransferase codes for MNILQNLKKSDPVISNFINSEKNRQETHLELIASENFASIAVMQAQGSVLTNKYAEGLPQKRYYGGCEFVDEIEELAIQRAKKLFNANWANVQPHSGAQANAAVFLSLLQPGDTIMGMDLSHGGHLTHGSPVNMSGKWFNAVHYGVNKETSELNFDEIREIALETKPKLIICGYSAYPRTIDFESFRNIADEVGAFLMADIAHIAGLVASKLHPNPLPYCDVVTTTTHKTLRGPRGGLILCKDGEFGKKFDKSVFPGTQGGPLEHIIAAKAVAFGEALQPDFVNYSQQVIKNAKVLASTLISRGIDIVSGGTDNHIVLLDLRSINMTGKIADLLVSAVNITANKNTVPFDPESPFVTSGLRLGTAALTTRGFNETAFAEVGEIIADRLLNPNDSVIESQCKDKVLALCNRFPLYEGKLEASIK; via the coding sequence ATGAATATTCTTCAAAATCTTAAAAAAAGTGATCCAGTAATATCCAATTTCATTAACTCCGAAAAAAATAGACAGGAAACTCACCTTGAGTTAATAGCAAGTGAGAATTTTGCATCGATTGCTGTCATGCAGGCTCAAGGATCGGTCCTTACTAATAAATACGCGGAAGGATTACCTCAAAAGAGATATTACGGTGGATGCGAATTTGTTGATGAAATCGAAGAATTAGCTATTCAGAGAGCAAAAAAATTATTTAATGCAAATTGGGCTAATGTTCAACCTCATAGTGGAGCACAGGCAAATGCTGCTGTTTTCTTAAGCCTTCTTCAACCTGGCGATACAATCATGGGAATGGATTTATCTCATGGTGGACACCTTACTCATGGATCTCCAGTCAATATGAGTGGCAAGTGGTTTAATGCAGTTCACTATGGTGTAAATAAAGAAACTAGTGAGTTAAATTTTGATGAAATAAGAGAGATCGCACTAGAAACAAAACCAAAATTAATCATATGCGGATATTCTGCTTATCCAAGAACAATTGATTTTGAATCATTTAGAAATATTGCAGATGAAGTTGGTGCATTCTTAATGGCTGATATTGCACACATCGCGGGGCTCGTAGCAAGTAAACTTCATCCAAATCCTCTACCTTATTGTGATGTAGTTACTACAACTACTCATAAGACATTGAGAGGGCCTAGAGGAGGACTTATCTTATGTAAAGATGGAGAATTTGGAAAGAAATTTGATAAATCTGTTTTCCCTGGAACTCAGGGTGGCCCCCTAGAACATATTATTGCCGCTAAAGCAGTTGCATTTGGAGAAGCCTTACAACCAGATTTCGTTAATTATTCCCAACAAGTTATAAAAAATGCGAAAGTGTTGGCTTCCACTTTAATAAGTAGAGGTATTGATATTGTTAGTGGAGGGACTGATAATCATATTGTTTTACTAGATTTAAGAAGTATAAATATGACTGGAAAAATTGCTGATTTGCTAGTAAGCGCAGTGAATATCACAGCTAATAAAAATACTGTTCCATTTGATCCTGAATCGCCTTTTGTTACCAGTGGGCTAAGGCTGGGTACTGCTGCTTTAACTACCAGAGGCTTTAATGAAACTGCTTTTGCTGAAGTTGGAGAAATTATTGCTGATAGATTACTTAATCCAAATGATTCAGTGATTGAAAGTCAATGTAAGGACAAAGTATTAGCTTTATGTAATCGTTTTCCTCTTTATGAAGGCAAACTTGAAGCATCAATTAAATGA
- a CDS encoding DoxX family protein has protein sequence MEDKTQTNQVQTASMNRTKAPQKVEVVVANSSSGSEVNILGELSIFILRIGFCALMIHHGIEKLQDPEGFAEFVVGKYFPFLPGDPVVWTFGAAITQLVCPVGLAIGIFARLSSLGLLSTMAFAVYFHLLDTGLEGFPLAVVEGHNYAFELSFIYGAISLYFLCAGPGRLSLFRKTNKITYYPKST, from the coding sequence ATGGAAGACAAAACACAAACTAATCAGGTTCAAACAGCCAGTATGAACAGAACTAAAGCTCCGCAAAAAGTTGAAGTTGTAGTTGCTAATTCATCTTCCGGCTCTGAAGTAAATATCCTTGGAGAACTATCAATTTTTATTTTACGGATTGGGTTTTGTGCCTTAATGATTCATCATGGTATAGAGAAACTTCAGGATCCAGAGGGTTTTGCTGAATTTGTAGTTGGTAAGTACTTCCCATTTTTGCCAGGTGATCCTGTCGTTTGGACTTTTGGAGCAGCGATCACTCAATTAGTATGCCCAGTAGGATTGGCTATAGGTATTTTTGCGAGGCTTTCTTCTCTTGGGTTATTATCCACAATGGCATTTGCCGTTTATTTTCATCTCCTAGATACTGGACTAGAAGGTTTTCCTCTTGCAGTGGTTGAAGGTCATAATTATGCCTTCGAATTGTCTTTTATATATGGTGCTATTTCTCTCTATTTTCTATGCGCAGGTCCAGGCAGGCTCTCTTTATTCAGAAAGACTAACAAGATTACATATTATCCAAAATCAACATAA
- a CDS encoding competence/damage-inducible protein A — MTSNSKGVEILSIGTELLLGNIVNTNAKWISEQLSQLGLNHFRQSTVGDNCDRIIKVIQEISQRSNLLITTGGLGPTPDDLTTEAIAKSFNVSLFEKEYLWDEIKQKLSNSKLQDNYSSLRKQCFFPKNAQIINNPRGTAPGMIWEPIKGFTILTFPGVPSEMKTMWEETALDFIKNKFSDSYSFFSNTLKFSGIGESTVAEKINDLLNLKNPTVAPYANLGEVKLRITARAKSEVEANNLINPVKEKLKKEFSNFIFGENHDTLPGVLIKELAKRNETIVFAESCTGGLLSSSITSISGSSQVFLGSIVTYSNDLKNSLLNISEEKLKKYGAVSEKVCQAMATNVKEKLEADWAIAISGIAGPNGGCKEKPVGLVHISISGPNNHITNIKKTFNSTRNRIEIQTLSVNVCLNSLRLILLSKRK; from the coding sequence ATGACTTCTAATTCCAAAGGAGTTGAAATTCTTTCTATTGGAACAGAGCTACTTTTAGGAAATATTGTAAATACAAATGCTAAATGGATTTCTGAGCAGTTGTCTCAATTAGGCTTAAATCACTTTAGACAATCAACTGTAGGTGATAATTGTGATCGAATTATAAAAGTAATTCAAGAAATTTCTCAAAGAAGTAATCTTCTAATTACAACCGGTGGCTTGGGACCTACCCCAGATGACTTAACTACTGAGGCAATAGCAAAGTCTTTTAATGTATCTCTTTTTGAAAAAGAGTACTTATGGGATGAAATAAAGCAAAAACTTTCAAATTCAAAGCTCCAGGACAATTATTCTAGCTTAAGGAAACAATGTTTCTTCCCTAAAAATGCGCAAATAATTAATAACCCTAGGGGTACTGCCCCAGGAATGATATGGGAACCAATTAAAGGATTTACTATTCTTACTTTCCCTGGTGTACCCAGTGAAATGAAAACTATGTGGGAAGAAACTGCATTAGATTTCATTAAAAACAAATTCTCAGATAGTTATTCTTTCTTTTCAAATACTCTTAAATTCTCAGGCATTGGAGAATCAACCGTCGCAGAAAAAATTAACGATCTTTTAAATCTTAAGAACCCGACTGTTGCTCCTTATGCAAACTTGGGAGAGGTTAAACTCAGAATCACTGCCAGAGCTAAGAGTGAAGTGGAAGCAAATAATTTAATTAACCCTGTAAAAGAAAAATTAAAAAAAGAATTTTCGAACTTTATTTTTGGAGAAAATCACGATACTCTCCCAGGCGTTTTAATAAAAGAATTAGCCAAAAGAAACGAAACTATTGTTTTTGCTGAATCCTGTACAGGAGGTCTACTATCTTCATCAATCACATCAATATCAGGCTCTTCACAAGTTTTTCTTGGTAGTATTGTTACTTATAGTAATGATTTAAAAAATTCATTATTAAATATTTCCGAAGAAAAACTTAAAAAATATGGAGCTGTTTCCGAAAAAGTTTGTCAAGCTATGGCTACTAATGTCAAAGAAAAATTAGAAGCAGATTGGGCAATAGCGATCAGTGGAATAGCTGGACCTAACGGAGGATGTAAAGAAAAACCTGTTGGACTAGTTCATATCTCAATTTCAGGACCGAATAATCATATTACTAATATCAAAAAAACATTTAACTCAACCCGAAATAGAATAGAAATTCAAACACTAAGTGTAAATGTGTGTTTGAACAGCCTCAGATTAATCCTATTATCGAAGAGAAAGTAA
- the sfsA gene encoding DNA/RNA nuclease SfsA, whose product MNDRIIEFDPLIEGVLINRYKRFLADIELETGEVVTAHCANTGPMKGLLTEGAKVRMSVSPSPKRKLPFTWEQICVLDAKNEEVWVGINTLFANKLIKKVIEKNLLNEIIGEIETIKAEVPYGKDKKSRIDFFLTPKSSNPDKRNIYIEVKNTTWMKGNVALFPDTVTKRGQKHLIELKELIPASKSILILCITRKDACFFSPGDDADPLYGNLFRESFSAGMIPIPCSFEFHKDHITWNGIKPLK is encoded by the coding sequence ATGAATGATCGGATAATTGAATTTGATCCATTAATTGAAGGGGTTTTAATTAATAGATATAAAAGGTTTCTTGCTGATATTGAATTAGAGACTGGAGAGGTAGTAACTGCTCATTGTGCTAATACAGGACCAATGAAAGGACTTTTGACCGAGGGAGCAAAAGTAAGAATGAGTGTTTCCCCTTCTCCTAAAAGAAAATTACCTTTTACTTGGGAACAGATATGTGTTTTAGATGCAAAAAATGAGGAGGTTTGGGTTGGAATTAATACCCTATTTGCAAATAAGTTGATCAAAAAGGTTATTGAGAAAAATTTGTTAAACGAAATAATTGGAGAAATAGAGACAATTAAAGCTGAAGTGCCTTATGGAAAAGATAAAAAAAGCAGAATTGACTTTTTTTTAACTCCAAAATCTTCAAATCCTGATAAACGTAACATATATATAGAGGTTAAAAATACGACCTGGATGAAAGGAAATGTAGCTCTATTCCCAGATACAGTAACGAAAAGAGGTCAAAAACACCTTATAGAATTAAAGGAATTAATTCCTGCAAGTAAAAGTATTTTAATACTTTGTATTACGAGAAAAGACGCTTGTTTCTTTTCCCCTGGAGATGATGCAGATCCCTTATATGGCAATCTTTTTAGAGAATCTTTTAGTGCAGGTATGATACCAATCCCATGCTCGTTTGAATTTCACAAAGACCACATAACATGGAATGGAATTAAACCTTTGAAATAA
- a CDS encoding 4-hydroxy-3-methylbut-2-enyl diphosphate reductase, with amino-acid sequence MDTQAFRRSLHHSDRYNRRGFDSPTKRAQALEEAYQSDLISSIRDNGFTYNKGRLNIKLAKAFGFCWGVERAVAMAYETRRHYPNENIWITNEIIHNPSVNDHLRKMNVKFISAKNGIKDFSLVSNGDVVILPAFGATVQEMKLLHEKGCHIIDTTCPWVSKVWHTVEKHKKHVFTSIIHGKFKHEETLATSSFAGKYLVVLDLEEANYISEYILGRGNRNEFMNKFAKACSDGFDPDKDLDRVGVANQTTMLKSETEEIGKVFEKTMLKKFGPENLNSHFLAFNTICDATEERQDAMFSLVDEDLDILVVIGGFNSSNTTHLQEIAITKNITSFHIDTPERISVEENSILHKPLGLDLELKNNFLPSGNINVGITSGASTPDKVVADVIEKLTVIAS; translated from the coding sequence ATGGATACTCAAGCTTTTAGAAGATCTCTGCATCATTCTGACAGATATAATAGAAGGGGTTTCGATTCTCCAACAAAAAGAGCTCAAGCTTTAGAAGAAGCTTATCAAAGTGATTTGATAAGTTCTATAAGAGATAATGGTTTTACCTACAACAAAGGCCGACTAAATATTAAATTGGCCAAAGCCTTTGGTTTCTGTTGGGGAGTTGAAAGAGCTGTAGCAATGGCATATGAAACTCGGAGACATTACCCTAATGAGAATATTTGGATAACAAACGAAATAATTCATAACCCTTCTGTTAATGATCATTTGAGAAAAATGAATGTAAAGTTCATTTCAGCTAAAAATGGAATTAAGGATTTTTCGTTAGTTTCTAATGGGGATGTAGTTATATTGCCTGCTTTTGGAGCTACTGTTCAAGAAATGAAACTCCTTCATGAGAAAGGATGTCATATTATAGATACAACTTGTCCTTGGGTTTCTAAGGTTTGGCATACTGTCGAGAAACATAAAAAGCATGTTTTTACATCTATTATTCATGGAAAATTTAAGCATGAAGAGACTCTTGCTACCAGCTCATTTGCAGGTAAATATTTAGTTGTACTTGATCTAGAAGAAGCAAATTATATATCTGAGTATATTCTGGGCAGAGGAAACAGAAATGAGTTTATGAACAAATTTGCTAAAGCTTGTTCTGATGGATTTGATCCCGATAAAGATTTAGATAGAGTGGGAGTTGCTAACCAGACAACTATGCTTAAGAGTGAGACTGAGGAAATTGGAAAGGTTTTTGAAAAAACGATGTTAAAAAAATTTGGACCAGAAAATCTAAATAGTCACTTTTTAGCATTTAATACAATTTGTGATGCAACTGAAGAAAGGCAAGATGCAATGTTTTCTTTGGTTGATGAAGACCTTGATATTCTAGTAGTTATAGGCGGCTTTAATTCTTCAAACACTACTCATTTACAAGAAATAGCAATTACTAAAAATATTACTTCTTTTCACATAGATACCCCAGAGAGGATATCAGTTGAAGAAAACTCGATATTACATAAACCACTAGGATTAGATTTAGAACTTAAAAATAATTTTTTACCTAGTGGAAATATTAATGTCGGAATTACATCAGGTGCATCTACTCCTGATAAAGTTGTTGCGGATGTTATAGAAAAGTTGACTGTTATAGCTTCTTGA
- a CDS encoding ammonium transporter codes for MTTALQTPQRRSRTRLQDASLVNGPMLLLRSIRGFSSNRSMLWLATVPLALFGLGLFNVAAHATELPDLNAAFLANNLWLFVATILVIFMNAGFAMVEAGMCRSKNAVNILAKNLFVFALAVTSYWFIGFGIMYYGKEIIPGILYFNSLFFDPTVTAEMIEGAELVPTVDFLFQAAFAGTAATIVSGLVAERVKFGEFVVFAIVLTAFIYPIAGSWKWNGGWLDQLGFIDFAGSSIVHSVGAWAGLVGAMLLGPRIGKYSDGKPQAMPGHNMAIATLGALVLWIGWYGFNPGSQLAMDQWVPYVAVTTTLAAAAGAIGATIVSTLTSGKPDLTMIINGILAGLVSITAGCGDMTLVGAWFAGLVGGIIVVFSVAALDAAEIDDPVGAFSVHGVCGVWGTIVIGLWGTEMQGSGLGIGLLNGGGIKLLLVQALGAAAYAIWTLVTCWIAWSVIGGLFGGIRVSEEEETQGLDIGEHGMEAYPDFASAK; via the coding sequence ATGACCACTGCTTTGCAAACGCCTCAAAGGCGCTCTAGGACCAGATTACAAGACGCAAGTCTTGTAAATGGACCTATGCTCCTTTTGAGGAGTATTCGAGGATTTAGTTCAAACCGCTCCATGTTGTGGCTTGCAACTGTTCCTTTAGCACTTTTTGGATTAGGACTTTTTAATGTTGCTGCTCATGCAACAGAACTTCCTGATCTTAATGCAGCATTTTTAGCAAATAACCTTTGGTTATTTGTTGCAACAATTTTAGTTATCTTCATGAATGCTGGTTTCGCTATGGTAGAAGCCGGTATGTGTAGATCTAAAAATGCTGTCAACATTCTCGCCAAAAACCTTTTTGTATTTGCTTTAGCAGTTACTTCATATTGGTTTATTGGATTTGGAATTATGTATTACGGAAAGGAAATAATTCCTGGAATACTTTATTTTAATTCCTTATTCTTTGATCCAACAGTTACTGCTGAAATGATTGAAGGAGCAGAATTAGTACCAACAGTTGACTTCCTCTTCCAAGCAGCTTTTGCTGGAACTGCAGCAACTATTGTTTCTGGTCTCGTCGCAGAAAGAGTTAAGTTTGGAGAATTTGTTGTATTTGCCATCGTTTTAACTGCTTTCATTTACCCAATAGCTGGTAGTTGGAAGTGGAATGGTGGTTGGCTTGATCAGCTTGGATTTATTGATTTTGCAGGCTCTTCAATTGTTCACTCAGTTGGAGCTTGGGCAGGTCTTGTTGGAGCTATGCTTCTTGGACCAAGAATTGGTAAATACTCAGATGGAAAGCCTCAGGCTATGCCTGGACATAATATGGCAATTGCTACTTTAGGAGCTCTTGTTCTATGGATAGGTTGGTATGGATTTAATCCAGGTTCTCAACTTGCTATGGATCAATGGGTACCTTACGTTGCTGTAACTACCACTTTGGCAGCAGCAGCCGGAGCTATTGGAGCAACTATTGTTTCTACTTTAACATCAGGAAAACCTGATCTTACAATGATCATTAATGGCATCCTTGCCGGTTTAGTAAGTATCACTGCCGGTTGTGGTGATATGACTCTTGTAGGAGCATGGTTCGCTGGACTAGTTGGTGGAATTATTGTCGTATTTTCTGTTGCCGCTCTTGATGCAGCTGAAATTGATGATCCAGTAGGTGCATTTTCTGTTCACGGAGTTTGTGGCGTATGGGGAACCATAGTCATTGGTCTTTGGGGAACTGAAATGCAAGGAAGTGGACTAGGTATTGGACTACTTAATGGTGGAGGTATTAAATTACTTCTTGTTCAAGCACTTGGTGCAGCAGCTTATGCTATCTGGACTCTTGTTACCTGTTGGATTGCTTGGTCTGTAATTGGAGGATTATTCGGTGGAATCCGAGTATCTGAAGAGGAAGAGACTCAAGGTCTTGATATAGGAGAGCACGGAATGGAAGCATATCCAGACTTTGCATCTGCTAAATAA
- the leuD gene encoding 3-isopropylmalate dehydratase small subunit — protein sequence MKSEFTPPLGKITQIIGECISLIGNDIDTDRIIPARFLKCVNFDSLGKSVFEDDRETLKGKHPFDLEKHKNASILIVNSNFGCGSSREHAPQALMRWGIKAIIGESFAEIFYSNCIAIGIPCFTLPKKSIQDIQKYNDNKSLFLEIDLKNSLAKSKDLIFDLEIKESSRKMFLSGEWDATSTLLENENLIENKFNDLPYLKFNPYFL from the coding sequence ATGAAATCAGAATTTACCCCACCATTAGGAAAAATTACACAAATAATTGGGGAATGCATCTCATTGATTGGTAACGATATTGATACGGATCGAATAATTCCTGCGCGTTTTCTAAAGTGTGTTAATTTTGATTCATTAGGAAAATCTGTATTTGAAGACGATAGAGAAACTTTAAAGGGAAAGCATCCTTTCGATTTAGAGAAGCACAAAAATGCTTCAATATTAATTGTTAATAGCAATTTTGGATGTGGTTCCAGCAGGGAACATGCCCCCCAAGCACTTATGAGATGGGGTATAAAAGCAATAATAGGTGAGAGTTTTGCCGAAATTTTTTATAGCAATTGTATTGCAATTGGAATTCCATGTTTCACACTTCCTAAAAAATCAATACAAGATATTCAAAAATATAACGATAATAAAAGTTTATTTTTAGAAATTGATTTAAAAAATTCATTAGCGAAATCAAAAGATTTAATTTTTGATCTTGAGATTAAGGAAAGTTCAAGAAAAATGTTTTTATCAGGAGAATGGGATGCAACTTCAACACTACTTGAGAATGAAAATCTAATTGAAAATAAATTTAATGATTTACCCTATTTGAAATTTAATCCTTATTTCTTGTAG
- the leuC gene encoding 3-isopropylmalate dehydratase large subunit, whose product MSQNTLFDKVWDLHKVSSLPGGSDQIFIGLHLIHEVTSPQAFGALKDKNLKVKFPSRTVATVDHIVPTDNQSRPFKDNLAEQMIETLENNCLQHKIKFFNIGSGNQGIVHVVAPELGLTQPGMTIACGDSHTSTHGAFGSIAFGIGTSQVRDVLATQTIAMNKLKVRQIWCENNLSNGVYAKDLVLHIINELGVKAGVGFAYEFAGPAIDELSMEERMTICNMSIEGGARCGYINPDEKTFSYIKNRLYAPKHTQWDKALLWWKSLKSDENSIYDDVIKLDASKVEPTVTWGITPGQSLGINQLIPLLDDLPPNDQFIAEEAFEYMGFMPGQSIKDTPVDVCFIGSCTNGRISDLRVAAKILKDKKVSKKVKAFVVPGSEKVATEAKEEGLDKIFKDSGFQWREPGCSMCLAMNSDKLIGNQVSASSSNRNFKGRQGSPSGRTLLMSPAMVAAAAINGKVSDVREFINK is encoded by the coding sequence TTGAGTCAAAATACCTTATTTGATAAAGTTTGGGATTTACACAAAGTTTCTAGTCTACCTGGTGGCTCAGATCAAATTTTTATTGGTCTTCATCTCATACATGAAGTAACAAGTCCTCAGGCATTTGGTGCTTTAAAAGACAAAAACTTAAAAGTAAAATTTCCTAGTAGAACCGTGGCCACTGTTGATCATATTGTGCCAACAGATAATCAAAGCAGACCTTTCAAAGATAATCTTGCAGAACAAATGATTGAAACACTTGAAAATAACTGCTTACAACATAAAATAAAATTTTTTAATATTGGCAGTGGCAATCAAGGAATAGTACATGTAGTAGCTCCAGAATTAGGGCTAACTCAGCCAGGAATGACAATCGCTTGTGGTGATTCACACACTTCAACTCATGGAGCTTTTGGGTCAATTGCCTTTGGGATAGGCACTAGCCAAGTAAGGGATGTTCTTGCTACCCAAACCATAGCCATGAACAAATTGAAGGTGAGACAGATTTGGTGTGAAAATAATTTATCTAATGGCGTTTACGCTAAGGATTTAGTGCTTCACATTATTAATGAACTTGGTGTAAAGGCTGGAGTAGGTTTTGCATATGAATTCGCGGGGCCTGCAATCGATGAATTATCAATGGAAGAAAGGATGACAATATGCAATATGTCTATTGAAGGGGGCGCGAGATGTGGCTACATAAACCCTGATGAAAAGACCTTTAGTTACATTAAAAATAGATTATATGCTCCAAAACATACACAATGGGATAAAGCTCTCTTATGGTGGAAATCATTAAAAAGTGATGAAAATTCAATTTATGATGATGTAATTAAATTAGATGCTTCAAAAGTAGAACCAACCGTAACTTGGGGAATTACTCCCGGTCAAAGTTTAGGCATCAATCAACTGATTCCTCTGTTAGATGACTTGCCCCCAAATGACCAATTTATTGCTGAAGAGGCTTTTGAATATATGGGTTTCATGCCAGGGCAATCAATAAAAGATACTCCAGTAGATGTTTGTTTCATAGGGAGTTGCACAAATGGGAGAATCAGTGACTTAAGAGTTGCAGCTAAAATATTGAAAGACAAAAAAGTATCTAAAAAAGTAAAAGCATTTGTAGTTCCAGGTTCAGAGAAAGTTGCCACTGAAGCCAAAGAAGAAGGTCTTGATAAGATCTTTAAGGATTCTGGATTTCAATGGAGAGAGCCAGGTTGCTCAATGTGTTTAGCAATGAATTCAGATAAGCTAATAGGTAATCAAGTTAGTGCTAGTTCTAGCAATAGAAATTTCAAAGGTAGGCAAGGATCTCCAAGCGGAAGAACACTTCTTATGAGTCCAGCTATGGTTGCTGCCGCCGCAATTAATGGCAAAGTAAGTGACGTTAGAGAATTTATAAACAAATGA